From Spirosoma aerolatum, one genomic window encodes:
- a CDS encoding peptidylprolyl isomerase — MAPLLLLLTYLVSFSGPPIKEKTYPVGQIKTNMGEILFWLYDETPNHKASFIKLANQNYWDTLTFNRVINNFVAQGGCPDTPAGFADSPYLLKPEFRPAIRHIYGAVGAGRDNNPEKLSAGCQFYIVQNKKGEHRLDDKFTVFGQVFKGMDVVDAIVAVKTDSTDTPLSPIKLDVNVLNLTSSQLKKLGYEVK; from the coding sequence ATGGCACCACTCTTACTCCTGCTGACTTATCTCGTCTCATTTTCAGGGCCTCCTATTAAGGAGAAAACCTATCCGGTTGGTCAGATCAAAACGAATATGGGCGAGATTCTTTTCTGGTTATATGATGAGACGCCAAACCATAAAGCAAGTTTCATCAAGCTGGCGAATCAGAACTACTGGGATACGCTTACGTTCAACCGTGTTATCAACAATTTTGTAGCGCAGGGTGGTTGTCCTGATACACCGGCTGGCTTTGCCGATTCACCCTACCTGCTGAAACCTGAGTTCAGACCGGCCATCCGGCATATTTATGGGGCCGTTGGGGCCGGACGTGACAACAACCCTGAAAAACTCTCGGCTGGTTGTCAGTTCTACATTGTGCAAAACAAAAAAGGCGAACACCGTCTCGACGATAAGTTCACAGTGTTTGGCCAGGTCTTTAAGGGGATGGACGTTGTGGATGCTATCGTAGCCGTTAAAACCGACTCGACCGATACGCCCCTCTCTCCTATCAAGCTGGATGTCAACGTCCTCAACCTCACTTCTTCACAACTGAAAAAGCTAGGCTATGAAGTGAAGTAG